Below is a window of Brevinematia bacterium DNA.
TTCACTATGATACTTAGTTGGAGTTTGCTGAAAATGAGAGTCGGTATTCCCTTCTAACTGGTTTGTTTAGTCGGGTAGGATCTGAAGTAGTTCTATCAAGCCGTAAAGTGATGCAAAACCAATGATAGTTGAGAAAAAAACACTTATTCCAACCGTTCTCGGAATTAAGTTGAAGTAGCTTGAAAGAATACTACAGTAGAGTGCCGAAGGCATAGCATACTGAAGTGTTATCACTTTAAGCTCTAGTCCTCTGAATCCAAGAAGATTTCCTATTAGAAAGGCTATACAGGGTGAGACTATGAGTTTTAGTAAAAGTGCAATTATCACAAATTTTACAGGAATAAGTTCAATCTTGGTTTTACTAAGAATTACTCCAAGCTGGACTAGTCCCATAACAAGGGCAGAGAAACCTAGCCAATACACAGGTTCTTTGAGAAAAAACGGTAGTTTTACCCCCAAGATAGTTAATAAAGTTCCTAGTAGCACTGTGTATATAAGAGGTAAGGTTAATACGTTCTTTAGAGAGTTTTTTAGATCCTTTAACGAATCTCCTGAACTGTGAACTCCCCTAGAAGCTA
It encodes the following:
- a CDS encoding AEC family transporter, which codes for MLFLKVLFPVLIVIVLSYILSKYRKVDPFNLSVLSMYILSPALILRAFDMYGDFLIKNFLLVSIHLTVQTIVMFLISRSIASILKFSNRSTYSLILLSFLPNTGNIGIPVTEFYLGTKASSFATLVLVVTSIITQTYGVYLASRGVHSSGDSLKDLKNSLKNVLTLPLIYTVLLGTLLTILGVKLPFFLKEPVYWLGFSALVMGLVQLGVILSKTKIELIPVKFVIIALLLKLIVSPCIAFLIGNLLGFRGLELKVITLQYAMPSALYCSILSSYFNLIPRTVGISVFFSTIIGFASLYGLIELLQILPD